In a single window of the Pyrococcus sp. NA2 genome:
- the lysX gene encoding lysine biosynthesis protein LysX, translating into MRIGVTYTILRKEELMIRDRAREYGEVVMLHEDDLTFPKKYDLDVAIIRNISHYKALYIAKLLEEQGTPTVNSFNLMLEAGDKVFATLKLAKKVPVPRWRVSFSEKSAKKIPEELGYPLVSKPVFGSWGRLLAKINDEDSLENVLEHKKWMKNPLYNIHYFQEFIDKPGRDIRSYVIGGEFVTAIYRYSDHWITNTARGGRAEPCDREDVVEISIKAWEAFGEGALAIDIFEGKNGLLVNEVNPNMEFKNAARVTGVDIARKLVEYAVEVAKR; encoded by the coding sequence ATGAGGATTGGGGTGACTTACACTATACTCAGGAAGGAGGAGTTGATGATTAGGGATAGGGCTAGGGAGTATGGTGAAGTGGTAATGCTCCACGAGGACGACCTAACATTCCCCAAAAAATACGACCTAGACGTAGCAATAATCAGAAACATAAGCCACTACAAAGCCCTATACATAGCAAAACTACTCGAAGAACAAGGAACACCAACAGTAAACTCTTTCAACCTAATGTTGGAGGCTGGGGATAAAGTCTTTGCGACACTAAAATTGGCCAAGAAGGTTCCTGTTCCCCGATGGAGGGTTTCATTCTCCGAGAAGTCTGCTAAGAAGATTCCAGAGGAATTGGGTTATCCCCTAGTTTCCAAGCCCGTATTTGGTAGTTGGGGCAGATTATTGGCTAAAATAAATGACGAGGATTCCCTAGAAAACGTGTTGGAGCACAAAAAGTGGATGAAGAACCCCCTCTACAATATTCACTACTTCCAGGAATTCATTGACAAGCCCGGAAGGGATATCAGGAGTTATGTCATCGGAGGTGAATTCGTCACCGCGATCTATAGATATTCGGATCATTGGATAACGAACACCGCGAGGGGAGGAAGGGCTGAGCCATGTGACAGGGAGGATGTTGTTGAGATCTCAATAAAAGCCTGGGAGGCATTTGGAGAGGGTGCTTTGGCCATAGACATCTTCGAGGGAAAGAATGGTCTGCTGGTTAATGAGGTTAATCCAAATATGGAGTTCAAGAACGCGGCCAGGGTAACTGGAGTTGACATTGCAAGGAAACTCGTTGAATACGCCGTGGAGGTGGCCAAGAGATGA
- the lysW gene encoding lysine biosynthesis protein LysW gives MPKIVCPVCGGEFEVESVELHEVLECPVCGVELEVVSLNPLVVEEVPEVEEDWGE, from the coding sequence ATGCCAAAGATTGTGTGTCCTGTTTGTGGTGGGGAGTTTGAGGTTGAGAGTGTAGAGTTGCATGAGGTTTTGGAGTGTCCTGTTTGTGGTGTTGAGCTTGAGGTTGTTAGTTTGAACCCTTTGGTAGTTGAGGAGGTTCCTGAGGTTGAGGAGGATTGGGGGGAGTGA